Part of the Aquimarina sp. TRL1 genome, TTAGACGGTTATGAAGAAGTCCTCAAAAAACTATCTTCCTAAAGCGGGTTGTTTTTACTATCTCTGACTGAAATAAGCGCAAAGTTCTTGTTGACTTTAATGGTATAAAAATGTCCGGTTTTTACATTAAACATTTTCCACCGGAATCCATAACTGGTTTCGAATATAGGAGAGCGGGCTACCTTTCTCAGGTCTATCTCTTCGATATTTTCTACGATCTGATTCGCCATTACATCCAATCCACGGGCTTTTTCTTCTTCGGGAGAAAGTTTTCTTTCTTCCTGAATAACAGTAAAAGCACTGGTGTCAGAGGGAACAGCGATGGCAGTAATTGTTGGAGTTAATAGGCTGGTAGCCAATAGTAATGGGAGTAGGTACGTTTTCATAGGTTATAGCATTGTGATTATTCCTTAGAGGATAATCGGTTAATATTGACCAGAACAGTCATAATAATGCTATTATGTATACGAATCGTAAAAGTAGGGATATACAAAATTACAAAGGATTCTTGCTGTTTTCTTGTTTTTTTATGTTAAAAATGTATTAAAAATTAATAATTTTATTGAGTTAATTGATTTATTTTTAACAGGTTAGTGAGGGAGCCACCATACAATAAATAGTTTGGCAGGAGGGGTGTTGGGTCTTTTGATCCAGACCATAGGTGCTTTTTGTTGGTCTATCTGGGCTTGTATCAACTCCTTAGCGATTTGATAGGAATACCAAGGGGTCTGGGCAGTGGGCTGACAGATCCAGTCTTTTTTTGAGGGAATATAATAGCTAGCATGGTGATAGGCTGCTGATAGAAATGTGGGATAGGAAATCCAATGTCCCTGAATAGCATCAGGGTGTATATAAGGAGAAGAATAAGAAGGAGCAGATAAGGGAGGGAATAGCTGTGCAAAATAACAAACTTGTTGCCGGATCATGGAAGGGTCAATCCCCAGGGAAATGAAGTGATTCCTGGTTTCTTCTTTGTATAGCAAGGGTAATTGTTTCTGTAGCAGTTTTTCTGTTTTTTCTAACAAGGCATCTTTTCTGTTGGGACCGATCCAGTTGGCTAAGGGATGCGAATGCCTGACAGTCGTATCATAAATATAGAATTTATAGACCAATTCTACATGAAGAACCGTATCTGTATGTGTATCCAGGAGGAGAAAGTCGAGTTCTCCAATGGTAATTTTTTGACGAAATACCTGTATGTTTTTGGCAATGAGGGTATAATGGGGGTGGCAGCTGATATAATATTCGAAGAGCTGTTCTACCCGCTTTCCTAGTACTTCATTAGGGGGAATTACCAACGTAGTCGCAGTAGGTGGAGGGTAGGTAGCAGGTAAAGGGGAAAAGTCAAATAATGCAAAATCAAAGGGAACCTCTTTGGTGAATAAACAAGGGCTGGACAGAAAATCCCTAAAGTAGTGTTGAAGCATTATATCCATGGTTAGCCATCAAAACTACTAAAAATATTTTCGAATGATTGGCTTTAGAATCTTATGATCGATGGGTTTGGATACGAAATCGTCACAGCCGGCTTCCATGGCTCTTTGGATATCTTCTACTGTAGAATAGGCAGTCTGGGCGATGATAGGAAGGTCAGGACGAATTCTTTTGATCATTTTGGTGGCATCATAGCCATCCATTACCGGCATTTTAATATCCATCAATACCAAATGGATGTTGTCATTTTCGCGACAAATATCGACAGCTTCCTTCCCGTTTTTAGCTCTGTGTATTAAAAAATTACAATGTTTCATCTTGGTGAGCAATGTTTTGAGTAACAGAAAATTAATATCCCCGTCTTCTGCAATGAGAATAATATGCCGGTCGGGTTTTGCATCAATAATATGAGTATTCTCTGCATGGAATTGTTTCACTCCGGGAAGTAAGGGTGTGTGTGGCAGGGTAATAGTAAATATGGAACCTTCTCCTACCTTAGAAGAGAACGAAATTGTTCCTTTCATGAGCTGTACGTTTTTTTGAGCAATGGATAACCCTAGCCCCAATCCTCCAAATCGCTTGGATACTTCTTTTTCTACCTGAGAAAAATTTTGAAATATAATTTCCTGATCTCCCGGTTCCACACCAATTCCTGTATCCTGAATACTGATGATTAATTGCTCCTTTTCGACCTTGGAAAAGATCGTAATGGTTCCTTCTTCTGTAAACTTGATAGCATTATCCAATAAGTCATTCAGGGTTTTAATCAATTTGGCCTTATCGATTAATATTTTATCCTCATCATTTCGCAATTTATTCTCCAGCAGGAGTTGGATGTTTTTTTGATGGGCTTTGTGATTAAAAACAGAAAATAAGGACATGAGTATATGAGAAAGATTGGTTTCTTCCTTCATGATTTTGACCTGTTTGGTTTCCAGGCGTGAAAGTTCCAGAATATCATCGATGATATTCATGAGTTGCTTGCTGCAGTCCGAGATCACCTTGATGCATTTTTCTTTTTCGGCAGTTGTTAGCTGTGGATCACTGAGAAACTGAGAAAAACCGATAATTCCATTCATCGGGGTGCGTACCTCATGAGAGATGTTATTGATAAAGGCTGTTTTGAGATGATTGCTCTCCTCGGCAACTTCTTTGGCGTGTTGCAACTCCTTGGTTTTTTGCTTGATTTTGAATTTGAGATAGAAATTGATGAGTAATATAGAGATAAGCAGGCTGGAAATAGCAACGGACAGTATGACCCAAAAGATATTCTTCTTATAGAAAGGTTTTACAATCTTATACAGCCAGTTGTCTACAATTTCTTGCTTTTCCTGATAGCTAATACTTTTTGAAGCTTTGGATATAATTGCATTTAACAGGGGATTCCCCTTATTGACGGCAATTCCGGGAGCATAGCTATGATCCATCTGAGAGATCACCTTGGTTTTGTCCAGATTATTAGCCTTGGTCAGGTAGTGTACTACTGCTTTTGGACCAATAAAGAGGTCGTAGTTTCCTTCCTGTATCTGACGCAGGCAGCTCAGGTCATCCGGAAATGTGGTCACATCGAGATATGGGTAGTTTCTGCGAATGTGATCTTCTATGGAAAACTCATCCGGAACAATGATTTTCTTGTCTTTCAGATCTTCCAGGGTAGTTCCCTCCGGAATGTCGTCACGACCAATCAGGACAAAAGGAGAGCGAAACAACTCTTCGGTAAAACGAAGGTATTTCATTCGTCCCTTGGTTTTTTGCATTTCCAGAACCACCTCTATTTTTTGATCTTTGACATCTTCCATCAGTGCTGTCCAGCTGGTATAGGGGACTTTATCAAAAGTATATCCCAGTTTGTCTTCTATGTGTTCCAGGTATTCGATAAGAATTCCTTCGACATCTCCATGGTCATTGATAAACTGATAAGGAGGATAATACGGAAACAGTGCTATTTTTATAGAATCATTGGCGTGCAGCCAGTTCGCTTCTTCTTTTGTAAGGACTTGTTCTTTGGAGCATGAGACAACACCTCCCAATAGCGCAATGAGAATAAGGAGGGGTAGGAAAAGTGATTTTCTAGGTGCCATGCGGTATCATTTGGGATATGAATGATCAAAAGTTACGGTGCTTCCATAAAGATACTACATTTTGAGGTGTTTTTATATTAAAAACACTGAAAACCAGTAAATAATGAATGAGAGTCGTATTTTTCATAAAAGTATCGTATTGGTAGTAAGTGGTCTTTGAAAAGGCAGATTGATAGAACGAATCGAATAGATTACAAAATGGATTTCTCTAAAATAAAATCAGGTTTTATGCATTATTTTTTTTCGTATGGGAGGTTGATTAACGGATAAGTAACCACTAAATACCTTCCCGTATATCCAATCGGTTTTGTCAGGTGTTTTTTTATAAATCACATAGACCCAAAAACCAGGTTTGTTGTCGATGTACTTTACTTCATGACTGAGTATACTTTTAATGGTTACTTGCTTTCCATACGGAACTTTAGCGATGATAGCATTATCATAAGGGTCTCGTATATGCAAGGTACTGGCGGTTACAAATCGCAGTGGAGGTGTCATAAGATACGCTACATTCTGAACCTCTTTTAGGTCGATGTATTGTATGCTGCTTTGATCTTCAAATTTAATTTGAGCTAAATACCGGGTACGGTTGTCTTCTTTTATACGTTTGATCGTACGTAGGTAGGCAAAACGAGGAGCATCATCATAGGGAGTTAAGATCTCGTAATCGTTGCGGTTGTACGTGTTGTAAATCCGTAAGGTATCTTGTACAGGTCTAAGTGCATATGAATAGGGAGAAGCAGTAAATAAAGGTAAGGGAGCAGGAAAATCCGTTACCGGGAAATTAGCTTTACTAAGCAGGATATCCATTTTTAGTAAGTCTTCCTGATAGGCAGTAGGCGAAGGAAAACAACCCATTCCATATCCATTGTAATTTCCGTTTCTGTAATGGACTTCAAGTTCTCCTGAATCCTGGTATCGCAGATAGGATCTTTTATAGATGTATATAGGGTCCACCTTCGTAAAAGCGTTATATCCTCCCTGCTCGAACCCTTTTATCCCGGTTACAGTAAATGTTTGATCATCGATGGCATATCCTATTTCCGTAGCACCATAAAAACTATCATATGCCTCACTGGGATTATACCACTTGTTTCGGACTACCCGCAGAAGCTGTTGTTTTTTATAAAATAGTTTAATCGTATCAAATTTTTCGATCAGGAAATACTCCATGTGATCATGAGGCTTATAATACGATGCCTCTGTCTCTTTTTTGGCTGATTGCTCTGTAACAAAATTAAAAGGGTTATCACAATTATTACAGGAATAGAAAGAAAGCGTGAAAGTGCCCCAAGATAACACGTAAAGATGTTTTAAAATTGATTTCATAGCAAAAAATAGGAAAAGAAATGTACGTCGATACTGTAATTGAATGAACACGTCATAATGAATGTTTTTTGGTTATGTCAGGTATGCGAATAAATACAGAGTAGATGAATCGCAGTCGAGCATTTCATCACAATAGATGTATCATGCCAATTATGTATGTTATAGCGGAGTAAAATGTTACCGTTCGTGAATAAAATCATATACCGAAGACAGGAGACACAAAGGGGAAAAAACAATACGCACTAAACGTTTCTTTTTAGTGCGTATCTATATTAATTATGTTAGAAAGAGTTACTTTATTTCTACGGTACCATCGGCAAATTGTGCAAATCGTCCTTTCTCTCGATCGTGTACATGCTCATAAGTAGCCCAGGGCCATCCTCCGTATTGTGTTTGCTGGTAATCAGCCATTGCCTGTCTGATTTCTTCCATGGTATTCATCACAAAGGGACCATGCTTGGCTACAGGTTCGTCAATTGGTTTTCCCTGTAACAATAATAGTTTTGCTTTTGTATTCCCATTCGTGATGGTCAATGAGTTTACCGGATTGGTAATAATACGATGGTCAACCGGAATTTCATACCCTTCGCTATGGAGTGTATCTCCTTCATAAAAATAAAGAGATCTGTTTACACCTTCAGTCGCTATAGGGAATGTGTAGCTACTGTTAGCTTCCATGTGTATTGTCCATATTGCCACTTCATTATCAGCATCTGCGGCCCAGGAATGTGGTGGGGGAGCAGGGGCTGTTTCCTGCATGGAACCGGCATACATTTTTAGGAATACCTGTTTCCCGTTTTCATCTGTTACGACTTGCTCAGGAATGGTTTCATTCCACAGCATCTTGAAATGCGGAGTCACCATTTTATGCGCTTTGGGCAGGTTCAGCCATATCTGAAATAACAGAAATGGATTGACCGTATCCTGATTGAGTAAAGGGAACATCTCTGCATGTAAGATACCTTTTCCTGCGGTCATCCATTGGGCATCACCATTTCCGAATCGCCCGGCAGCTCCTAAGGAATCGGAATGATCTACCAATCCTTTCTGGACAATAGTTACGGTTTCAAAACCTCTGTGCGGATGTGCCGGAAATCCCGGTACTTTACTACCGTGATACATTCTCCATCCATCTTTTTTTTCAAAATCCTGACCGATAATTCGTCCTTCCAGAGAGACAGCGGGACCTAATTCCTGATTTCCTTCTGGGTACCTGTCTTCGTGATAGGCACAGAATAAAAAAGGATCGCTGGTCTCCCACGGAAACCCTAATGGTTTAATTTTTAATATACTGTTCATAATGACTAATATTTTGATCCTATATGGATATTAGTCGTAGAAGTTTCTATAAAATTTCTCAGGTCTTCATTGGCCTGAATCAGGTCTTCATTCCTCAGATACATCATATGACCGCTACGATATCCTTTGAAGTGTAACCGGTCGGTTAGTTTCCCGTTAATGTTTAATTGCCACATGATATATTTGGCATTAAAGTAGGTGGTGGCTCCATCGTAATATCCGGATTGGATAAGGGTGTGCAGGTTGGGGTTTTTAGCCATGGCTGCACGAAGGCTTTTTCCACTGTTGTTTCGGGTTCTGTCCCAGGGATGTACCGGACCAAACATATTATAACTGAGGTCTGTTTTGAAATTGAGCTGCTCGCGGATATAGTAATTAATAGCCGGCGTAAAAGCATGAAGCCAGGAGGTGAGCTCGCTGTTGTAATCCGGAGAATCTCCTGCTTCTTTGATATCCATTCCTTTGTATCTGGAATCGAGCCGACCAATAGTGTACCCTTCCCGGTTACGAAGTAGTTCTTTCCAGAAAAAACGTTTGGGAACCTCCAGGTTGTGTTGTTCAATAAGGTGCTCCGACAAGCCGGAGTAATACGCCATTTTTTTGATGACCTCCTTTTTGGTAGCAGGATCCAGAGATCCTCCTCTGGCGATGGCAGGAAGTAATTGATTGATGGTGTAGTTTTCTACTTCGGGGAGTAAAGCCGTGAGATCTTTTTGCTGTAAGGCAGGAGGGAGTGCTTTGTGATACCAGGCTGCAGCAGTGTAATAAGGCAGTCGGTTGGCAGTCTCTACAGCTCCGTCGAATTGAAAGCCTATTTCTGTAGGGGATACCAGAATAACTCCGTTGAGGTACATCCAGTGCTTGTTTTGTAATGCGCCTGCCAAACCAGATACCCGGGTGGTTCCGTAACTTTCTCCTATCAGATACTTGGGTGATTTCCATCGGTTATATCGGGTGACAAACGTATTGACCCATCCCGCCAGATATTCAATATCTGCATTGACGCCAAAAAATAAAGCGTTGTCGGGCATTTTTCCTTCCTGATCAGGGAGCATTCTGGAATACCCCGTATTGACCGGATTGACGAATACAATATCAGCAACATCTAAGATGGAATTAGGATTAGGCTTGATACCATACGGTTGTACCGGAAATCCTTCTTCATCAATTTTTAAAATTTGAGGACCGGTATAGGCAATATGCATCCATACGGAAGCAGAGCCAGGTCCTCCATTAAAAGAAATGAGCAAGGGTCTGTTTTCATCATTTTTAATATCGCTTCGTTTGTAATAGGTATAAAATAAGGAAGCGATAGGGGTTCCTTTTTTATCCCATACGGGTTGGAATCCTGTAATGGCTGTGTAAGGGAACTGGGTTCCTTTTACGGTCAGAGTATGTGTACTTACGACAGTCGTATCTACAGGAACATGTATTTCCTGAGAAAACAGGGAAATGCTGATACAGCTGAGTAAGAGTGCTAATTTATTTTTCATCCTGCTTTGATTTTAATACCATTTATTATTTGAATTTACCGGAACAAAATGTTCTTTTTCTGTCCGGTTTTAGCATAAAAATAGACCGTAGCCCAACGATGTATAATTTTCTGTATTATTCAAATAATAACTGTTATGGTTAGTGATGTCCTACATGGCATCCGCAATTTCCTCGGCTAAAACTATGAGAAGCTTCGTGCCAGGGGAATGCGGTATTATAGCGAATATTTTCCCACCAGAACTGCGTTCTTTCTTTGGGATGATTTCCAATTTCATGCATGGTTTCTGTGTCATAAAGTCTTCCATTGACCATGGTATATCGTACAGAGGCTGTGTTTCTGATATGTTCCAATGGGTTTTTGTCCAATACGATGAGATCTGCCAGTTTACCTTCTTTTAGAGAGCCGATGTCATTTCCTGCGCCTATGTAACGAGCCCCATTAATAGTCGCAGCCTGTAATGCCTGATGATTGCTCATACCTCCCTGATGCAACATCCACAATTCCCAATGTGCTCCTAATCCCTGTAATTGACCATGTGCTCCCAGGTTGACCTTCACTCCTTCATTGGCTAATGCTGTGGTGGTTTTTGATACGAGAATATGACC contains:
- a CDS encoding transporter substrate-binding domain-containing protein; the encoded protein is MAPRKSLFLPLLILIALLGGVVSCSKEQVLTKEEANWLHANDSIKIALFPYYPPYQFINDHGDVEGILIEYLEHIEDKLGYTFDKVPYTSWTALMEDVKDQKIEVVLEMQKTKGRMKYLRFTEELFRSPFVLIGRDDIPEGTTLEDLKDKKIIVPDEFSIEDHIRRNYPYLDVTTFPDDLSCLRQIQEGNYDLFIGPKAVVHYLTKANNLDKTKVISQMDHSYAPGIAVNKGNPLLNAIISKASKSISYQEKQEIVDNWLYKIVKPFYKKNIFWVILSVAISSLLISILLINFYLKFKIKQKTKELQHAKEVAEESNHLKTAFINNISHEVRTPMNGIIGFSQFLSDPQLTTAEKEKCIKVISDCSKQLMNIIDDILELSRLETKQVKIMKEETNLSHILMSLFSVFNHKAHQKNIQLLLENKLRNDEDKILIDKAKLIKTLNDLLDNAIKFTEEGTITIFSKVEKEQLIISIQDTGIGVEPGDQEIIFQNFSQVEKEVSKRFGGLGLGLSIAQKNVQLMKGTISFSSKVGEGSIFTITLPHTPLLPGVKQFHAENTHIIDAKPDRHIILIAEDGDINFLLLKTLLTKMKHCNFLIHRAKNGKEAVDICRENDNIHLVLMDIKMPVMDGYDATKMIKRIRPDLPIIAQTAYSTVEDIQRAMEAGCDDFVSKPIDHKILKPIIRKYF
- a CDS encoding pirin family protein, with the protein product MNSILKIKPLGFPWETSDPFLFCAYHEDRYPEGNQELGPAVSLEGRIIGQDFEKKDGWRMYHGSKVPGFPAHPHRGFETVTIVQKGLVDHSDSLGAAGRFGNGDAQWMTAGKGILHAEMFPLLNQDTVNPFLLFQIWLNLPKAHKMVTPHFKMLWNETIPEQVVTDENGKQVFLKMYAGSMQETAPAPPPHSWAADADNEVAIWTIHMEANSSYTFPIATEGVNRSLYFYEGDTLHSEGYEIPVDHRIITNPVNSLTITNGNTKAKLLLLQGKPIDEPVAKHGPFVMNTMEEIRQAMADYQQTQYGGWPWATYEHVHDREKGRFAQFADGTVEIK
- a CDS encoding S10 family peptidase codes for the protein MKNKLALLLSCISISLFSQEIHVPVDTTVVSTHTLTVKGTQFPYTAITGFQPVWDKKGTPIASLFYTYYKRSDIKNDENRPLLISFNGGPGSASVWMHIAYTGPQILKIDEEGFPVQPYGIKPNPNSILDVADIVFVNPVNTGYSRMLPDQEGKMPDNALFFGVNADIEYLAGWVNTFVTRYNRWKSPKYLIGESYGTTRVSGLAGALQNKHWMYLNGVILVSPTEIGFQFDGAVETANRLPYYTAAAWYHKALPPALQQKDLTALLPEVENYTINQLLPAIARGGSLDPATKKEVIKKMAYYSGLSEHLIEQHNLEVPKRFFWKELLRNREGYTIGRLDSRYKGMDIKEAGDSPDYNSELTSWLHAFTPAINYYIREQLNFKTDLSYNMFGPVHPWDRTRNNSGKSLRAAMAKNPNLHTLIQSGYYDGATTYFNAKYIMWQLNINGKLTDRLHFKGYRSGHMMYLRNEDLIQANEDLRNFIETSTTNIHIGSKY
- a CDS encoding DUF1853 family protein encodes the protein MLQHYFRDFLSSPCLFTKEVPFDFALFDFSPLPATYPPPTATTLVIPPNEVLGKRVEQLFEYYISCHPHYTLIAKNIQVFRQKITIGELDFLLLDTHTDTVLHVELVYKFYIYDTTVRHSHPLANWIGPNRKDALLEKTEKLLQKQLPLLYKEETRNHFISLGIDPSMIRQQVCYFAQLFPPLSAPSYSSPYIHPDAIQGHWISYPTFLSAAYHHASYYIPSKKDWICQPTAQTPWYSYQIAKELIQAQIDQQKAPMVWIKRPNTPPAKLFIVWWLPH